The window TAGGGGCTCTGTGATTAATCTAAGCAGGTTTAGATAAGCAGCGTCCAAAATCCAGTCAGTGGTATCCCCACCACTGATGAGCGATTTGATCTTCATGTTCAGTCACTAGGGTCCTGTTACCACATTCTTCCCAACGTGTGACCTTCCCGTTCTCTACCAAGATAAATTTCCACTCTACTTTGGTGTCCACTGGCAAGGTAACAGACTCAGACCAGAAGCCATCCTTGTCATACTTGAGGGGAACGTAGCTGTGCCACTGGCCTAGACACTCATGGTCACCAGTAACACCAATTAGCTGAGCACCAGAGTGTGTGATGTAGTGCACACGGAAAGTCACATGGATATTTTGAAACATTGGGGGCACTGCTGCAACCCTCTTTCCTTTCAAGTCCCCATCAGGGCAGTCTCCTTGTTCCCATTCTTTGCTGTCCGAGTCTTCCATGCTGCCATTCTGACCAGCCTCCCCCCAGTCCAGGTGCTCAGAAACAACTTCCCAATCTTCATGGTCCAAGTCACGGCTCTCAGCtggctggcacagctgctcctTACTTCTATCCTTACAAACCTCATCAGAGGCTCCTGCCAAGTTCATCACACACCATCCCTCACTTGCCTGTCCCACCTGGGGTCTCGGTTCTCCTCCCTGGCCGTCATGCGCATCAGCCATACGCTGCCCAGCGTCAGTCTCCAAGGAGGTGACGCACTGCTTTGGCAGCAGTTGCTCCATCTCCGGAGATTTACAGGAAACTGTAGCTCTCAGAACGTGGTTAAGTTCACTCCTTGGTGCCGCCGTCAAATCCTCTCCTGGTTTTTGAGGGCTGGACAGTGCAGTAGCCTTCGCTTGCCGCAGCACTTCCTCACTGCTCCCGGGAAGGTCCTCTAAGCgcagaaaattaaaacaggcACAGTTTAAGTAACACAGTTAGCTCCCGCGGGTGGGCACGGGCAGCCCGCAGcccgcagcccgcagcccccagcccaaTACCTGCAGCCTCCGCCTCACCCCTCGCCTGCGGGACTCCCAGGGCCGGGGCCGCCTCGCcactctcctctccctgcccgTCGCTGCTGCCGTACCAGAACCAGGCGACCAGAGCGGCCAGGAGCCCCACCACCAGCGCCGGCCACACCCCCgctcccagccagccccagccgCGGGCCTCGGCCGGCAGTGCAGCGGCAGGCAGGCGCGGGGAAGCCGGGGGCTGCCACAGCACGGGCGGGCCGCGGTCGCGGGCCATGGCCGGACACTGGCAGTGGGGCTTCCTTCCCTATCCCGGCCGCGGCT of the Numida meleagris isolate 19003 breed g44 Domestic line chromosome 4, NumMel1.0, whole genome shotgun sequence genome contains:
- the STBD1 gene encoding starch-binding domain-containing protein 1 isoform X1; this encodes MARDRGPPVLWQPPASPRLPAAALPAEARGWGWLGAGVWPALVVGLLAALVAWFWYGSSDGQGEESGEAAPALGVPQARGEAEAAEDLPGSSEEVLRQAKATALSSPQKPGEDLTAAPRSELNHVLRATVSCKSPEMEQLLPKQCVTSLETDAGQRMADAHDGQGGEPRPQVGQASEGWCVMNLAGASDEVCKDRSKEQLCQPAESRDLDHEDWEVVSEHLDWGEAGQNGSMEDSDSKEWEQGDCPDGDLKGKRVAAVPPMFQNIHVTFRVHYITHSGAQLIGVTGDHECLGQWHSYVPLKYDKDGFWSESVTLPVDTKVEWKFILVENGKVTRWEECGNRTLVTEHEDQIAHQWWGYH
- the STBD1 gene encoding starch-binding domain-containing protein 1 isoform X2; translated protein: MARDRGPPVLWQPPASPRLPAAALPAEARGWGWLGAGVWPALVVGLLAALVAWFWYGSSDGQGEESGEAAPALGVPQAREDLPGSSEEVLRQAKATALSSPQKPGEDLTAAPRSELNHVLRATVSCKSPEMEQLLPKQCVTSLETDAGQRMADAHDGQGGEPRPQVGQASEGWCVMNLAGASDEVCKDRSKEQLCQPAESRDLDHEDWEVVSEHLDWGEAGQNGSMEDSDSKEWEQGDCPDGDLKGKRVAAVPPMFQNIHVTFRVHYITHSGAQLIGVTGDHECLGQWHSYVPLKYDKDGFWSESVTLPVDTKVEWKFILVENGKVTRWEECGNRTLVTEHEDQIAHQWWGYH